In Rhodothermus sp., the genomic stretch CTACGCTGGGCCTGGTAAAGCACCTTCCAGGCAGCAGCCACGAGCCAGAGTCCGCCCCCAATGAACCCATAGCTGAGTACGTGCAAAAAACCCAGGTGTGCTTCTCCTTCAATGCCTAACAGGATCTGCCAGAGGTGGCCGTTTTCATGAGCAAACAGGTTCAGTTGTGGATAGCGCGCAGCCAGCCAGCCGTAGAGCAGATATAGCGTGAGCGGGACACCATACATTTCGGTGAACAGCGCTACCACGAAGGCGGAAAAAATACCGAAGGTGCGCCATTCTGCCCGGTGTTGTGGACGGGCAAACCAGAAAGCAAAGCCAATAAAGAGCAATGAAGCAACAATCACTAAGGGCCAGAGCCCGTAGTCGTAGCGGTCCATGGTGGATGCCGGTTGGTGGTATGATGCCGTTCCATAAGCATAGACGTCGGGTTGGTAAAATCCTTACACTTCAGCGGACCGGCTGAACGGTCAGTGAGCGTAGGCGAAGCGTACCGGGGCCTTTGAGATACAGCCCGGCCGGGCCCGGGCGGGCGGCCGGGCCGTGGCCGTGCACGCGCATCTGGCCGTTTACATATCCCCGGAAGTGCGTGCCATAGGCAATCGCGCGTACCTCAAGCCATCCTGTTGCTGTTAAAAGGGATTCATCAAAAAAGCGCTCCTGACCATCGATCAGGCGGCCCTGACGAATATATCTCGGGCCAATTTCCAGGAAGTCATAGTTGCGGGCATCCTGCAGGTGATATACCAGGCGAACGACGCCCTGGAGGCTGTCACGATGCAACTGCACGGTAAACTCGGTACCTGAAAGGGCGCCGGGACCGGTGAACAAGAGTTCCTGATGGTCGAGAATCAGACGCAGCTCGTCCGGTCCGGATTGCAGCGTCAACGCGGACAGATCGCCGACATGCAGGGTAAACGAGTCGGCAAGTACCTGTTCGGCTCCGGGACCTGGCATCCAGTGCCATCCCCCGTCGGGTTGCTGTTCAAACTGCGCAGCGGCCAGTAAGAGGCGAAGCGCGCGCGCCAGCGAGTCGCGCTCCGCTTCCAGTTCATGTACAGTCGAAACGCCCAGGCCATGGGCATAGACCAGTTCGGCGCCGCGCTCGCCGGTTTCATACAGCAGCCATAAGCCGCCGAGGCCCAGCAGGAGCAGGCCCCCCTGTAGCCAGGCGGCACGAGCCAGCGGGCGACGCCACCAGGCCAGTCCTAATCGAATCAGTGCGAAGATGCCAAAAAACCACAGTGTCCGCTCGGCCCAGTCAGCATGGGCTGAGACAGCCGGAATCACAGACGAAGGGAGATCCAGACCGTCGGCTGCGGCACGTCCGCTCAAGAAGGCCACCAGTGCCGAAAGTGCTCCAAGGGCGTAAAGTATGGCTGTCACCCGGATCAATACTACCGGCCGACGTAGCAGCCAGGTCACCAGATCAAAACCCGCGGCCAGAAAAAGCAGCGCAATGGGAAAGTGCACAACCAGTGGATGTAGATTCGGAGCCCAGTCTGGAAGCATAGCGTTTGCCGGATTGGTTGACCTTAAAATTTTAAGGGGCGATCCCTCCGGTTATCCTGTGCGTTTCCTTAAAATTCGTTAAGCTCGCATAAAGGCCAGACCAAACCGAAACACGCTTTCTGGCGGGGTCGTTTCTTCGTTCATCGAAACCGCTTCCGATCAACCTGAGCCGACCTATGCAGGATGTCTATATTGTTGCCGCAGTACGTACGCCTATCGGTAAGTTTGGCGGTGCGCTGAAGGACTACAGTCCGGTCGATCTGGCTGCGCATGCGATGAAAGCCGTGCTGGAACGGGTGGGGGTGGAAGGTAAGGCGCTCGACGGATACGTCTTTGGAAACGTGCTGCGCGGTGGCCACGGCCAGCTCATCCCGCGCCAGGCCGCCCTGAAAGCCGGCATTCCCCGAGAAGTGGACGGGCTGGCTGTTGATATGGTCTGTTCGTCAGGGATGATGAGTGTGATGACGGCGGCCACCATGATTCGGGCCGGCGAGGCCGATCTGCTGCTGGCTGGTGGGGTTGAGTCGATGTCGCAGACCGGGTTCTATCTGTCGGCCCGGGCGCGTTGGGGCTATAAGTTTTTACTGGGGGCACCGGAGCAACTGGTCGATCTGCTGCTCTACGACGGGCTTACCGATCCCATGAGCGGCGAGGCGATGGGTGAACAGACCGAGCGGCTGGCCACCGAACATGGGATCACGCGCGGAGAGCTCGACGAAATCGCGCTGATGTCGCATCGGCGGGCGGCTGAGGCGACCGCACGCTGTTACTTTGCCGACGAAATCGTTCCCATTACCTACCGGGAGCGGCGTGAGACGAAGACGCTCGACCGGGATGAAGGCATTCGGCCTGATACAACACGCGAAGCCCTGTCCGCGTTAAAGC encodes the following:
- a CDS encoding isoprenylcysteine carboxylmethyltransferase family protein; this translates as MDRYDYGLWPLVIVASLLFIGFAFWFARPQHRAEWRTFGIFSAFVVALFTEMYGVPLTLYLLYGWLAARYPQLNLFAHENGHLWQILLGIEGEAHLGFLHVLSYGFIGGGLWLVAAAWKVLYQAQRSGTLAVTGPYARIRHPQYTGFILVLIGFLIQWPTLITLLLFPVLVSLYVGLARREERHLQVQFGPAYAAYRAQLPAFLPRPGRRYHPIPVHHPEV
- a CDS encoding thiolase family protein translates to MQDVYIVAAVRTPIGKFGGALKDYSPVDLAAHAMKAVLERVGVEGKALDGYVFGNVLRGGHGQLIPRQAALKAGIPREVDGLAVDMVCSSGMMSVMTAATMIRAGEADLLLAGGVESMSQTGFYLSARARWGYKFLLGAPEQLVDLLLYDGLTDPMSGEAMGEQTERLATEHGITRGELDEIALMSHRRAAEATARCYFADEIVPITYRERRETKTLDRDEGIRPDTTREALSALKPAFKKDGVLTAGNSSQISDGAAALLLASQAAVERHGLQPIARLLGGAWAAGEPWRFPEAPVPAVRRLLDRLGRRIEDFDLFENNEAFAINSILFHRMLGVPYEKLNVHGGAIALGHPIGCSGARIIVTLVHALRRHGGTLGLAAICHGTGGGTAVAVERIA